The Terracoccus luteus genome includes a region encoding these proteins:
- a CDS encoding TIM barrel protein, protein MADDKARNTDPRYSKLTIGVCPDQWGVWFPEDDKQIHWETALDEMAEAGFSVMETGPFGYFPKDPVRLKEEMDERGFRVVAGTGWGILHQPEAWADTERTFRAIAETHAAVGAEYVVHLPPMFRDEKTWEYTDDRVLSTQAWNDYIRNADRLGRIMKEDYGLQMVLHPHGDSHIETPEDIDRIFQATDPEYVGFCLDTGHVVYGGGDPVELVRRYPERISYVHIKAMDQALVKQAHDEDWPFGQAVAKGCSVKPPAGAPDMPSLVDALADLDKELYVVCEQDMYPCDPSVPLPNAIETREYLASVGLGRR, encoded by the coding sequence ATGGCCGACGACAAGGCCCGCAACACCGACCCGCGATACAGCAAGCTGACGATCGGGGTGTGCCCCGACCAGTGGGGTGTCTGGTTCCCCGAGGACGACAAGCAGATCCACTGGGAGACCGCACTCGACGAGATGGCCGAGGCCGGCTTCTCGGTGATGGAGACCGGGCCGTTCGGCTACTTCCCGAAGGACCCGGTGCGGCTGAAGGAGGAGATGGACGAGCGCGGCTTCCGTGTCGTCGCCGGCACCGGCTGGGGCATCCTGCACCAGCCGGAGGCGTGGGCCGACACCGAGAGGACCTTCCGGGCCATAGCCGAGACGCACGCCGCCGTCGGCGCCGAGTACGTCGTCCACCTGCCGCCGATGTTCCGTGACGAGAAGACATGGGAGTACACCGACGACCGGGTGCTGTCGACGCAGGCGTGGAACGACTACATCCGCAACGCCGACCGCCTGGGCCGCATCATGAAGGAGGACTACGGCCTCCAGATGGTGCTGCACCCCCACGGTGACAGCCACATCGAGACGCCCGAGGACATCGACCGCATCTTCCAGGCGACCGACCCCGAGTACGTGGGCTTCTGCCTCGACACCGGTCACGTCGTCTACGGCGGCGGCGACCCCGTCGAGCTCGTCCGCCGGTACCCCGAGCGCATCTCGTACGTGCACATCAAGGCCATGGACCAGGCCCTCGTGAAGCAGGCCCACGACGAGGACTGGCCGTTCGGCCAGGCGGTGGCGAAGGGCTGCTCGGTGAAGCCGCCGGCCGGGGCGCCCGACATGCCGTCGCTCGTCGACGCCCTCGCCGACCTCGACAAGGAGCTCTACGTCGTGTGCGAGCAGGACATGTACCCGTGCGACCCGAGCGTCCCGTTGCCGAACGCCATCGAGACGCGGGAGTACCTCGCGTCGGTCGGCCTCGGCCGACGGTGA
- the iolD gene encoding 3D-(3,5/4)-trihydroxycyclohexane-1,2-dione acylhydrolase (decyclizing) has protein sequence MTQAPDPTAPTDTAAPGTVRLTVAQAVVRFLANQWSERDGERQRLFAGCLGIFGHGNVAGIGQALLQNELEHELEHGPEREPDRVGGADEGHLPYVLARNEQAMVHTAVAYARQKDRLQTWVCTASVGPGSTNMLTGAALATINRLPVLLLPSGTFATRVSAPVLQELEAPYAADVTVNDAFRPLSRFFDRVSRPEQLPSALLAAMRVLTDPAETGAVTIALPQDVQAEAFDWPVELFAPRTWRVARPVPEAVDVADAVSLVRASRRPFVVAGGGVHYSGAEEALAALAEQTGIPVGETQAGKGSLPHGHPQLMGAVGSTGTTAANALAAEADLVIGVGTRWSDFTTASRTAFQDRGVRFVNVNVARFDAGKQAGLPVVADAREALTALAAALGDHRVDEAYRARQGELWAEWDSLVEATYDPPASATDALADGLLTQGEVIGAVNELTDPRDVVLCAAGSMPGDLHKLWRVRDRKGYHVEYGFSCMGYEVPASIGIRLADESRDVFALVGDGGYLMMPTELVTAVQERVKVVVVIVQNHGFHSIGSLSESLGSQRFGTRYRYRGEGTGRLDGDVLPVDLAANARSLGAHVIEVHSRDELARAVKEAKAAPTDGGPVVIHVETDPLVHAPDSRSWWDVPVSQVSAIESTRTAYSDYAGHKSHQRSLVAPVPPSPPDSP, from the coding sequence CTACTGCAGAACGAGCTCGAGCACGAGCTCGAGCACGGGCCCGAGCGCGAGCCCGATCGCGTCGGCGGGGCCGACGAGGGCCACCTGCCCTACGTCCTCGCCCGCAACGAGCAGGCGATGGTGCACACCGCCGTCGCGTACGCCCGGCAGAAGGACCGCCTGCAGACGTGGGTGTGCACGGCCTCGGTCGGCCCCGGCTCGACGAACATGCTCACCGGGGCGGCGCTCGCCACGATCAACCGGCTGCCGGTGCTGCTGCTGCCCTCGGGCACCTTCGCCACCCGGGTCAGCGCGCCGGTGCTGCAGGAGCTCGAGGCGCCGTACGCCGCCGACGTCACCGTCAACGACGCCTTCCGGCCGCTGTCACGCTTCTTCGACCGGGTCAGCCGGCCCGAGCAGCTGCCCTCCGCCCTGCTGGCCGCGATGCGGGTGCTCACCGACCCGGCCGAGACGGGGGCCGTGACGATCGCCCTGCCCCAGGACGTCCAGGCCGAGGCGTTCGACTGGCCCGTCGAGCTCTTCGCCCCGCGGACGTGGCGCGTGGCCCGCCCGGTCCCCGAGGCGGTCGACGTCGCGGATGCCGTGTCGCTGGTCCGAGCGTCGAGGCGCCCGTTCGTCGTGGCGGGCGGTGGGGTGCACTACTCCGGCGCGGAGGAGGCGCTGGCCGCGCTCGCCGAGCAGACCGGCATCCCGGTCGGGGAGACGCAGGCGGGCAAGGGCTCACTGCCCCACGGCCACCCGCAGCTCATGGGCGCGGTCGGCTCGACGGGCACGACGGCGGCGAACGCCCTCGCCGCCGAGGCCGACCTCGTCATCGGCGTCGGCACACGGTGGAGCGACTTCACGACCGCGTCACGGACGGCGTTCCAAGACAGGGGCGTCCGCTTCGTCAACGTCAACGTCGCGCGTTTCGACGCCGGCAAGCAGGCCGGACTGCCCGTCGTGGCCGATGCCCGCGAGGCCCTCACAGCGCTCGCGGCCGCCCTCGGTGACCATCGCGTCGACGAGGCCTACCGTGCCCGGCAGGGCGAGCTGTGGGCGGAGTGGGACTCCCTCGTCGAGGCCACCTACGACCCGCCCGCGTCGGCCACCGACGCGCTCGCCGACGGCCTGCTCACCCAGGGCGAGGTGATCGGCGCCGTCAACGAGCTGACCGACCCGCGCGACGTCGTGCTGTGCGCCGCCGGGTCGATGCCGGGCGACCTGCACAAGCTGTGGCGCGTGCGCGACCGCAAGGGGTACCACGTCGAGTACGGCTTCTCCTGCATGGGCTACGAGGTGCCGGCCTCGATCGGCATCCGGCTCGCCGACGAGTCCCGCGACGTCTTCGCGCTCGTCGGCGACGGGGGCTACCTCATGATGCCGACCGAGCTCGTCACCGCGGTCCAGGAGCGGGTCAAGGTCGTCGTCGTCATCGTGCAGAACCACGGGTTCCACTCCATCGGCTCGCTCTCGGAGTCGCTGGGGTCTCAGCGGTTCGGGACGCGCTACCGGTACCGCGGCGAGGGCACCGGCCGGCTCGACGGCGACGTGCTGCCGGTCGACCTCGCCGCCAACGCGCGCAGCCTCGGGGCGCACGTCATCGAGGTGCACTCGCGGGACGAGCTGGCCCGGGCGGTCAAGGAGGCGAAGGCCGCCCCCACGGACGGCGGTCCGGTCGTCATCCACGTCGAGACCGACCCGCTGGTCCACGCCCCCGACAGCCGCAGCTGGTGGGACGTCCCGGTGAGCCAGGTGTCGGCGATCGAGAGCACCCGGACGGCCTACTCCGACTACGCCGGGCACAAGTCCCACCAGCGGTCGCTCGTCGCGCCCGTCCCGCCTTCTCCGCCCGACTCGCCCTGA